The following are encoded in a window of Lampris incognitus isolate fLamInc1 chromosome 15, fLamInc1.hap2, whole genome shotgun sequence genomic DNA:
- the rnf8 gene encoding E3 ubiquitin-protein ligase rnf8 isoform X1: protein MEVAAANEDECEGTDAWCLSRVGRDSEWLHLDANTEVTVGRGNDVIYQLLSPSCPLMISRLHCVFKRSEGGQWTVTDRQSLNGVWVNENRIPVEEAHPIRLGDSIKLGVPPTGDQVEFEYILIQRPLKDIKPYLAKRRREDAHAVLLSKKLKRKPNTDEVEPSTSSKPKHYCCSTPNQSAFEPCPGVEHQEEPSPVQAENPAPSVHVQVDLSLGGSSVCNDLDNLQMYSQNILILQEQFDNTQKQVTLLEEEQQEGDPLRKEQVLKLQSQLANLKAKMQKMESLKRSFSKTKKHLEAQTLQQQEELLKKQLEDAFQEQNKVIEELALSQQDFEKILLAKNKELEVTKEEKEKERAQKEEVVTQVTEVLENELQCIICSELLIKAVILNCAHSFCQYCIREWCKRKDECPICRQIIWSQTRCLALDNCIDSMVQNLSLDMKAQRQALIAERKGTKPTEVILISSDSGDSNIVLA, encoded by the exons ATGGAAGTTGCGGCGGCCAACGAGGACGAATGCGAAGGGACAGACGCGTGGTGCTTGTCCCGAGTCGGCAGGGATTCAGAGTGGCTCCACTTGGACGCGAACACAGAG GTCACCGTTGGACGCGGTAATGACGTCATTTACCAGCTCCTGTCTCCAAGCTGTCCCCTCATGATCTCAAGACTGCATTGTGTTTTCAAGCGAAGCGAAGGTGGCCAGTGGACGGTGACGGACAGACAG AGCCTCAATGGTGTGTGGGTGAACGAAAATCGCATACCTGTAGAGGAAGCTCATCCCATAAGACTTGGGGACTCTATAAAACTCGGGGTTCCTCCGACTGGGGACCAAGTTGAGTTTGAGTACATACTCATTCAACGGCCCCTAAAAGACATTAAACCCTACCTTGCAAAGAGACGTCGTGAGGATGCTCATGCAGTCTTGCTTTCTAAAAAACTGAAGAGGAAACCCAATACAGATGAAGTCGAGCCTTCCACCTCATCAAAGCCTAAACACTATTGTTGCTCTACTCCCAACCAATCAGCCTTCGAGCCTTGCCCTGGCGTGGAACATCAGGAGGAGCCCAGTCCTGTGCAGGCAGAGAACCCCGCTCCTAGTGTGCATGTTCAAGTAGACCTTTCTTTGGGTGGATCAAGTGTCTGTAATGACCTGGACAATTTACAAAT GTACAGCCAAAACATCCTGATACTACAGGAGCAGTTTGACAATACTCAGAAGCAGGTGACGTTGCTGGAGGAAGAACAACAAGAGGGTGACCCACTCAGAAAGGAACAGGTCCTGAAGCTGCAGAGCCAGCTGGCAAATCTAAAGGCCAAGATGCAGAAGATGGAGTCTTTAAAGAGATCTTTCAGCAAGACAAAGAAACATCTGGAG GCACAGACTCTTCAACAGCAAGAAGAGCTTTTGAAAAAACAGTTGGAAGATGCCTTTCAAGAG CAAAATAAAGTTATTGAAGAACTTGCCCTTTCTCAACAAGACTTTGAAAAGATATTGCTGGCCAAAAACAAAGAGTTGGAAGTGACTAAG gaggagaaagagaaggaaagagcCCAAAAAGAGGAAGTGGTCACGCAGGTGACTGAGGTGTTGGAGAATGAACTTCAGTGCATCATTTGTTCTGAGCTCTTAATCAAG GCCGTCATCCTGAACTGTGCTCACAGCTTCTGCCAGTACTGCATCAGGGAGTGGTGTAAAAGGAAAGACGAGTGCCCCATCTGCAGACAGATCATCTGGTCACAGACCCGCTGCCTGGCGCTGGACAACTGCATCGACAGCATGGTGCAGAACCTGAGCCTCGACATGAAGGCCCAGCGTCAGGCCCTCATTGCTGAGAGGAAAG
- the aida gene encoding axin interactor, dorsalization-associated protein: MSDVGKTIQKWHGSFRKGTDFDSWGQLVEAIDEYQILARQLQKEVQSANPSDFTEDQKKILGKFATCLEMRSASLQSTQSKEEFKLEDLKKLEPIIKNILTYNKEFPFDVQPVPMRKILAPGEEENLEFEEEEDAATGAGSPEAFPSRVPGTLLPRLPSEPGMTLLTIRIDKIGLKDAGQCIDPYMTIAVKDLNGVDLNPVQDTPVATKKEDTYIHFSVDVEIQRHVERLPKGAAIFFEFKHYKPKKRFTSTKCFAFMEMDEIKPGPIVIELYKKPTDFKRKKLQLLTKKPLYLHLHQTLHKDS, translated from the exons ATGTCCGATGTCGGCAAGACTATTCAGAAATGGCACGGCAGCTTTAGAAAAGGCACAGACTTTGATTCGTGGGGACAGTTAGTGGAGGCTATAGACGAGTACCAAAT ACTCGCACGACAACTGCAAAAAGAGGTTCAGTCAGCGAATCCATCAGACTTCACGGAAGATCAGAAG AAAATTTTAGGGAAGTTTGCAACATGCTTGGAGATGAGGAGTGCAAGTTTGCAG AGCACACAGTCCAAAGAGGAGTTCAAGTTAGAAGACCTAAAAAAACTAGAACCTA TTATCAAAAACATACTCACATACAACAAAGAATTTCCCTTTGACGTCCAGCCGGTGCCCATGAG GAAGATCCTTGCCCCTGGTGAGGAGGAGAACCTGGaatttgaggaggaggaggatgccgcCACAGGAGCAGGGTCTCCAGAGGCCTTTCCCTCCAGAGTACCAG GTACGCTGTTGCCGCGGTTACCTTCAGAGCCTGGGATGACATTACTTACAATAAGGATTGACAAAATTGGGTTGAAAGATGCTGGGCAATGCATCGATCCCTACATGACCATTGCTGTCAAAG ATTTGAATGGTGTGGATTTGAACCCGGTGCAGGACACTCCTGTGGCCACCAAGAAGGAGGACACGTACATTCACTTCAGTGTGGACGTAGAGATCCAGAGACATGTTGAGAGACTTCCCAAAG GGGCAGCTATCTTCTTCGAGTTCAAGCACTACAAGCCCAAGAAACGATTTACCAGCACAAAATGTTTTGCCTTCATGGAAATGGACGAGATCAAACCCGGCCCCATTGTAATTGAACT GTATAAGAAGCCCACCGACTTCAAGAGGAAGAAACTGCAGCTCCTAACTAAGAAACCTCtttatcttcatcttcatcagacTTTGCACAAGGACAGCTAA
- the rnf8 gene encoding E3 ubiquitin-protein ligase rnf8 isoform X2: MEVAAANEDECEGTDAWCLSRVGRDSEWLHLDANTEVTVGRGNDVIYQLLSPSCPLMISRLHCVFKRSEGGQWTVTDRQSLNGVWVNENRIPVEEAHPIRLGDSIKLGVPPTGDQVEFEYILIQRPLKDIKPYLAKRRREDAHAVLLSKKLKRKPNTDEVEPSTSSKPKHYCCSTPNQSAFEPCPGVEHQEEPSPVQAENPAPSVHVQVDLSLGGSSVCNDLDNLQMYSQNILILQEQFDNTQKQVTLLEEEQQEGDPLRKEQVLKLQSQLANLKAKMQKMESLKRSFSKTKKHLEAQTLQQQEELLKKQLEDAFQEQNKVIEELALSQQDFEKILLAKNKELEVTKEEKEKERAQKEEVVTQVTEVLENELQCIICSELLIKAVILNCAHSFCQYCIREWCKRKDECPICRQIIWSQTRCLALDNCIDSMVQNLSLDMKAQRQALIAERKVHQGLNQRK, translated from the exons ATGGAAGTTGCGGCGGCCAACGAGGACGAATGCGAAGGGACAGACGCGTGGTGCTTGTCCCGAGTCGGCAGGGATTCAGAGTGGCTCCACTTGGACGCGAACACAGAG GTCACCGTTGGACGCGGTAATGACGTCATTTACCAGCTCCTGTCTCCAAGCTGTCCCCTCATGATCTCAAGACTGCATTGTGTTTTCAAGCGAAGCGAAGGTGGCCAGTGGACGGTGACGGACAGACAG AGCCTCAATGGTGTGTGGGTGAACGAAAATCGCATACCTGTAGAGGAAGCTCATCCCATAAGACTTGGGGACTCTATAAAACTCGGGGTTCCTCCGACTGGGGACCAAGTTGAGTTTGAGTACATACTCATTCAACGGCCCCTAAAAGACATTAAACCCTACCTTGCAAAGAGACGTCGTGAGGATGCTCATGCAGTCTTGCTTTCTAAAAAACTGAAGAGGAAACCCAATACAGATGAAGTCGAGCCTTCCACCTCATCAAAGCCTAAACACTATTGTTGCTCTACTCCCAACCAATCAGCCTTCGAGCCTTGCCCTGGCGTGGAACATCAGGAGGAGCCCAGTCCTGTGCAGGCAGAGAACCCCGCTCCTAGTGTGCATGTTCAAGTAGACCTTTCTTTGGGTGGATCAAGTGTCTGTAATGACCTGGACAATTTACAAAT GTACAGCCAAAACATCCTGATACTACAGGAGCAGTTTGACAATACTCAGAAGCAGGTGACGTTGCTGGAGGAAGAACAACAAGAGGGTGACCCACTCAGAAAGGAACAGGTCCTGAAGCTGCAGAGCCAGCTGGCAAATCTAAAGGCCAAGATGCAGAAGATGGAGTCTTTAAAGAGATCTTTCAGCAAGACAAAGAAACATCTGGAG GCACAGACTCTTCAACAGCAAGAAGAGCTTTTGAAAAAACAGTTGGAAGATGCCTTTCAAGAG CAAAATAAAGTTATTGAAGAACTTGCCCTTTCTCAACAAGACTTTGAAAAGATATTGCTGGCCAAAAACAAAGAGTTGGAAGTGACTAAG gaggagaaagagaaggaaagagcCCAAAAAGAGGAAGTGGTCACGCAGGTGACTGAGGTGTTGGAGAATGAACTTCAGTGCATCATTTGTTCTGAGCTCTTAATCAAG GCCGTCATCCTGAACTGTGCTCACAGCTTCTGCCAGTACTGCATCAGGGAGTGGTGTAAAAGGAAAGACGAGTGCCCCATCTGCAGACAGATCATCTGGTCACAGACCCGCTGCCTGGCGCTGGACAACTGCATCGACAGCATGGTGCAGAACCTGAGCCTCGACATGAAGGCCCAGCGTCAGGCCCTCATTGCTGAGAGGAAAG